The proteins below are encoded in one region of Synchiropus splendidus isolate RoL2022-P1 chromosome 13, RoL_Sspl_1.0, whole genome shotgun sequence:
- the LOC128769383 gene encoding glutamate-rich protein 6, with the protein MSVHTGRSQPLNYNPCQCIRTAGILKYHRESEKPPHPSTSFDLEPPTEYQVHCEFCGGYVLPSPDPTIQMPMRQTSTYCCKERRGLCRILKNRKSKKCDWGLDSMDSDDDCSTADLEELLFQGKDAEMHKDPRLNMDGVFLPQDDETALKVLRIRLPPAPLKGCLTRNRPASMPEKASKTKEEEPFTLPECDHKPLTFGVCHHQEGGVFLQKHYSDGETFLTLFPDGSAQIFYPSGLLALVVVLTKANGRVCIVYDDSGAPTQPIRAIFQSDGKVTCYHGDGSVWLLMDRSGGQCLNQSGVRVRRWSWSPSSTPLLPVVLSLNRNIGVRVMGREQVYLSFLAKSQQARLSVGCCGQCVSSREQRPSSPLVLKEELWVMAARIKVHLTIQNIHNILTGPTHPRLQKASVSPSLRACARRVVEACANARLDNSEQSYIEDCLQDCL; encoded by the exons ATGAGTGTCCACACCGGGCGGTCGCAGCCTCTTAACTACAACCCCTGCCAATGCATCCGGACCGCAGGGATCCTCAAATACCACCGGGAGTCGGAAAAACCCCCACATCCGTCGACCTCTTTTGATCTGGAG CCTCCGACGGAGTACCAGGTCCACTGTGAGTTCTGTGGAGGATACGTGCTGCCGTCACCGGACCCCACCATCCAGATGCCGATGAGACAG ACCTCCACGTACTGCTGCAAGGAGCGCCGGGGCCTGTGCCGCATCCTGAAGAACCGGAAGTCCAAGAAGTGCGACTGGGGGTTGGACAGCATGGACTCAGACGACGACTGCTCCACGGCTGACCTGGAGGAACTGCTCTTCCAGGGAAAGGACGCGGAAATGCACAA agaTCCGAGACTCAACATGGATGGAGTCTTCCTGCCTCAAGATGACGAAA CGGCCCTGAAGGTTCTGAGAATTCGCCTCCCGCCTGCTCCGTTGAAGGGCTGCTTGACCCGGAACAGGCCCGCTAGCATGCCAGAGAAGGCCTCCAAAACCAAAGAGGAGGAGCCGTTCACGCTGCCTGAGTGTGACCACAAGCCCCTTACTTTTGGAGTCTGTCATCATCAG GAAGGGGGCGTATTCCTCCAGAAGCATTACTCCGACGGAGAGACGTTTCTCACCTTGTTTCCTGACGGCTCAGCGCAGATCTT CTACCCATCCGGACTCTTGGCTCTGGTGGTCGTGTTGACAAAAGCCAACGGAAGAGTTTGCATCGTGTACGACGACAGCGGCGCCCCGACTCAACCAATCAGAGCCATCTTCCAATCGGATGGCAAAGTCACGTGTTACCATGGCGACGGCAGTGTATG GCTGCTCATGGACCGGTCCGGCGGTCAGTGTCTGAACCAGTCAGGGGTCAGAGTGCGTCGATGGTCGTGGAGCCCCTCATCCACCCCCTTGCTCCCAGTCGTCCTGTCCCTCAACCGGAACATCGGGGTCCGAGTTATGGGACGGGAACAGGTCTACCTGTCCTTTCTGGCCAAAAGCCAACAGGCCCGGCTGAGCGTGGGCTGCTGCGGCCAG TGTGTGAGCTCCAGAGAGCAGCGGCCCTCCAGCCCGCTCgtgctgaaggaggagctgtgggTGATGGCTGCCAGAATCAAAGTCCACTTGACCATCCAGAACATCCACAACATTCTGACCGGGCCCACCCACCCTCGTCTGCAGAAGGCCTCCGTCAGCCCCAGCCTGCGAGCGTGCGCGCGGAGAGTTGTGGAGGCGTGCGCCAACGCCAGGCTGGACAACAGCGAACAGTCTTACATCGAGGACTGCCTGCAGGATTGCCTCTAG